The following coding sequences lie in one Streptomyces xiamenensis genomic window:
- a CDS encoding maltokinase N-terminal cap-like domain-containing protein, producing the protein MSESSSTRAAASSFPWGPPRNDSGQGEALLRSLAGPLARWLPRQRWFAGKGRPLAGLSLLSVTELLPCDAPGYAPGLLHLLVRTRQSGPVAAAGDCYQLLLGVRAALPPDLMPALVGRPSEGPLQDRAVYEALYDPLLAEVLLERLRTPGRLGALRFDRAPGADLPSGPGARALTGEQTNSSVVYGESHILKLFRRVAPGLHPDLELPRALAAAGCARVPAPSAWFEASWPGGESEPLTLGVLQPYLAGSSDGWQLALRSLNGRADFSAAAHALGRTMAEVHTALAQTLPTSVLDRGQLEQAATAMGERLAEAAVAVPALRPYRTGLGRAYEALAGYARGGGACVAQRLHGDLHLGQVLRSGETPHWSVIDFEGEPARPLADRRRPGPPVRDIAGMLRSFDYAACQQQDGGSWAADWSRASRKAFCRGYAAASGADPLSTPELLRAYETDKAVYEVLYEARHRPHWLHVPMTAIRRLAAATP; encoded by the coding sequence ATGTCGGAAAGCTCCTCGACCCGTGCTGCGGCCTCATCATTTCCTTGGGGCCCTCCCCGGAACGACTCCGGGCAGGGCGAGGCGCTGCTGCGTTCGCTGGCCGGGCCGCTGGCCCGCTGGCTGCCACGGCAGCGCTGGTTCGCCGGCAAGGGCCGGCCGCTGGCCGGGCTCAGTCTCCTGTCCGTCACCGAGCTGCTGCCGTGCGACGCGCCGGGGTACGCGCCGGGGCTGCTGCATCTGCTGGTGCGCACCCGGCAGTCGGGCCCGGTGGCCGCGGCGGGCGACTGCTACCAACTGCTGCTGGGGGTGCGCGCGGCGCTGCCCCCGGACCTGATGCCCGCCCTGGTGGGCCGCCCCTCCGAGGGCCCGTTGCAGGACCGGGCGGTGTACGAGGCGCTGTACGACCCCCTGCTCGCCGAGGTGCTGTTGGAGCGGCTGCGGACGCCGGGACGGCTGGGCGCGCTGCGCTTCGACCGCGCGCCCGGCGCCGATCTGCCCTCGGGACCCGGCGCGCGGGCGCTGACCGGTGAGCAGACCAACTCCTCCGTGGTGTACGGCGAGAGCCACATCCTCAAACTGTTCCGCCGGGTCGCCCCCGGCTTGCACCCCGATCTGGAGCTGCCGCGCGCGCTGGCGGCGGCCGGCTGCGCCCGGGTGCCGGCGCCCTCCGCGTGGTTCGAGGCGTCCTGGCCGGGCGGGGAGAGCGAACCCCTGACACTGGGGGTGCTCCAGCCGTATCTGGCCGGGTCCAGCGACGGCTGGCAACTCGCGCTGCGCTCGCTCAACGGCCGGGCCGACTTCAGCGCGGCAGCGCACGCGCTGGGGCGGACGATGGCGGAGGTGCACACCGCGCTGGCGCAGACGCTGCCGACCTCGGTGCTGGACCGGGGGCAACTGGAGCAGGCCGCGACCGCCATGGGCGAACGGCTCGCGGAGGCGGCCGTCGCCGTTCCGGCCCTGCGCCCGTACCGCACGGGCCTGGGGCGCGCCTACGAGGCGCTGGCCGGGTACGCCAGGGGCGGCGGCGCCTGCGTGGCGCAGCGGCTGCACGGCGATCTGCATCTGGGGCAGGTGCTGCGCTCGGGTGAGACGCCGCACTGGTCGGTCATCGATTTCGAGGGCGAGCCGGCCAGGCCGCTCGCGGACCGGCGCCGTCCCGGGCCGCCGGTGCGGGACATCGCGGGCATGCTGCGGTCCTTCGACTACGCCGCCTGTCAGCAGCAGGACGGCGGCTCGTGGGCGGCGGACTGGTCTCGGGCCAGCCGGAAGGCGTTCTGCCGGGGGTACGCGGCGGCCAGCGGCGCCGATCCGCTGAGCACGCCGGAACTGCTGCGCGCCTATGAGACGGACAAGGCCGTCTACGAGGTGCTGTACGAGGCCAGGCACCGTCCGCACTGGCTGCATGTGCCGATGACCGCGATCCGCCGGCTGGCCGCCGCCACCCCCTGA
- the treS gene encoding maltose alpha-D-glucosyltransferase — translation MSVNEPVLDTFEDTPARDRDPQWFKRAVFYEVLVRSFQDSNGDGVGDLKGLTSKLDYLQWLGVDCLWLPPFFESPLRDGGYDVSDYGAVLPEFGDLADFVQFVDAAHSRGMRVIIDMVMNHTSDQHRWFQESRRDPQGPYGDYYMWADDDKGYPDARIIFVDTEASNWTFDPVRKQYYFHRFFSHQPDLNYENPAVRKEMIAALRFWLDLGIDGFRLDAVPYLYAEEGTNCENLPASHNFLKQVRAEIDRDYPDTVLLAEANQWPEDVVDYFGDYAKGGDECHMAFHFPVMPRIFMAVRRESRYPVSEILAKTPQIPSGCQWGIFLRNHDELTLEMVTDEERDYMYAEYAKDPRMRANIGIRRRLATLLDNDRNQIELFTALLLSLPGSPILYYGDEIGMGDNIWLGDRDAVRTPMQWTPDRNAGFSTCDPGRLFLPTIMDPVHGYQVTNVEAAMSSPSSLLHWTRRMVEIRKQNPAFGLGTYAELPSSNPSVLAFLREHGDDLVLCVHNFSRFSQPTELDLRMWEGRYPVELIGGVRFPAIGSLPYLLTLAGHGFYWFRLRQGTEPI, via the coding sequence ATGAGCGTCAATGAGCCGGTCCTCGACACCTTCGAGGACACGCCAGCCCGCGACCGGGACCCTCAGTGGTTCAAGCGCGCGGTGTTCTACGAGGTCCTCGTCCGCTCCTTCCAGGACAGCAACGGGGACGGGGTCGGGGATCTCAAGGGCCTGACGTCGAAGCTCGACTATCTGCAATGGCTCGGGGTCGACTGCCTGTGGCTGCCGCCGTTCTTCGAATCACCCCTGCGGGACGGGGGCTATGACGTCTCCGACTACGGGGCGGTGCTTCCCGAGTTCGGCGATCTGGCGGACTTCGTGCAGTTCGTGGACGCCGCCCACAGCCGTGGCATGCGCGTCATCATCGACATGGTCATGAATCACACCAGCGATCAGCACCGCTGGTTCCAGGAGTCGCGCCGCGATCCGCAGGGCCCGTACGGCGACTACTACATGTGGGCCGACGACGACAAGGGCTATCCGGACGCCCGGATCATCTTCGTCGACACCGAGGCGTCCAACTGGACCTTCGACCCGGTGCGCAAGCAGTACTACTTCCACCGCTTCTTCTCGCACCAGCCGGATCTCAACTACGAGAACCCGGCGGTGCGCAAGGAGATGATCGCCGCCCTGCGATTCTGGCTCGACCTGGGCATCGACGGCTTCCGGCTCGACGCGGTGCCGTATCTGTACGCCGAGGAGGGCACCAACTGCGAGAACCTCCCGGCCTCGCACAACTTCCTCAAACAGGTGCGGGCCGAGATCGACCGCGACTATCCGGACACGGTGCTGCTGGCCGAGGCCAATCAGTGGCCGGAGGACGTCGTCGACTACTTCGGCGACTACGCCAAGGGCGGCGACGAATGCCACATGGCGTTCCACTTCCCGGTGATGCCGCGCATCTTCATGGCGGTGCGCCGCGAATCGCGCTATCCGGTCTCGGAAATCCTCGCCAAGACCCCGCAGATCCCCTCCGGCTGCCAGTGGGGGATCTTTCTGCGCAACCACGACGAGCTGACCCTGGAAATGGTCACCGACGAGGAGCGCGACTACATGTACGCGGAGTACGCCAAGGACCCGCGGATGCGCGCCAACATCGGGATCCGGCGCCGGCTGGCCACTCTGCTGGACAACGACCGCAATCAGATCGAGCTGTTCACGGCGCTGCTGCTGTCCCTGCCCGGCTCACCGATCCTCTATTACGGGGACGAGATCGGGATGGGGGACAACATCTGGCTGGGCGACCGGGACGCGGTGCGCACCCCCATGCAGTGGACGCCGGACCGCAACGCCGGCTTCTCCACCTGTGACCCGGGGCGGCTCTTCCTGCCGACCATCATGGACCCGGTGCACGGGTACCAGGTCACCAATGTCGAGGCGGCGATGAGTTCACCGTCCTCGCTGCTGCACTGGACGCGGCGCATGGTGGAGATCCGCAAGCAGAATCCGGCGTTCGGCCTGGGGACGTACGCCGAACTGCCCTCGTCCAACCCCTCGGTGCTGGCCTTTCTGCGCGAGCACGGGGACGACCTGGTGCTGTGCGTGCACAACTTCTCCCGCTTCTCGCAGCCCACCGAGCTGGATCTGCGGATGTGGGAGGGGCGGTATCCGGTGGAACTCATCGGCGGGGTGCGGTTCCCCGCGATCGGCTCGCTGCCGTATCTGCTGACCCTGGCCGGGCACGGCTTCTACTGGTTCCGGCTGCGGCAGGGGACGGAGCCCATCTGA
- a CDS encoding alpha-1,4-glucan--maltose-1-phosphate maltosyltransferase — protein MIGRIPVLDVQPRIECGRRPVKAVPGETFQVSATVFREGAGAVGANVVLRDPAGRGGPWIPMRELAPGTDRWGADITPDAEGRWTYTVEAWADPVATWRHAAKIKIPAGIDTELTLLEGSALLREAAAGVPKSEGREIIAVAADALADTTLSGAARLAAALAPEVTTVLGRHPLRELISSARPMPLMVERERALFGSWYEMFPRSEGAVVRRHAPPVSGTLRGAARRLKDIAAMGFDVVYLPPVHPIGTAFRKGANGALTAGPDDVGCPWAIGSGDGGHDAIHPDLGTLEDFDHFVATARSLDMEVALDFALQCSPDHPWVKQHPEWFHKRADGSIAFAENPPKKYQDIYPISFEQDFRGLVTETLRVLRFWMAHGVRVFRVDNPHTKPVVFWEKVIAEINRTDPDVIFLAEAFTRPAMMRTLAQIGFQQSYTYFTWRTTKAELTEYLTELSGESAPYMRPNFFVNTPDILHAYLQTGGRTAFEIRAVLAATLSPSWGMYAGYELCEGTAAGPGSEEYADSEKYQLRPRDWAAARKSGNNIIPLIGALNRLRRAHPALRQLRDLHFHRTDNEHILAYSKRTRTPHADTVLIVVNLDPHHTHEATVSLDMSELKGCGLTFAQESGAEPFPVCDQLTGETYYWGRENYVRLGPERADAHTPSAHIFALRPSSQTGGSPKHERQ, from the coding sequence ATGATCGGTCGAATTCCCGTTCTCGACGTCCAGCCGCGCATCGAATGCGGCAGACGGCCCGTCAAGGCCGTACCGGGCGAGACATTCCAGGTCAGCGCCACCGTCTTCCGGGAGGGAGCGGGCGCGGTGGGGGCGAATGTGGTGCTGCGCGACCCGGCGGGCCGCGGCGGCCCGTGGATCCCGATGCGCGAACTGGCGCCCGGCACCGACCGCTGGGGCGCGGACATCACCCCGGACGCCGAGGGCCGCTGGACGTACACGGTGGAAGCGTGGGCCGACCCGGTGGCCACCTGGCGGCACGCCGCGAAGATCAAGATCCCGGCCGGCATCGACACCGAACTGACGTTGCTCGAGGGATCGGCGCTGCTGCGCGAGGCGGCGGCCGGGGTGCCCAAGAGCGAGGGCCGGGAGATCATCGCGGTGGCCGCGGACGCGCTGGCCGACACCACCCTGTCCGGCGCCGCCCGGCTGGCCGCTGCGCTGGCCCCCGAGGTCACCACGGTGCTCGGCCGGCATCCGCTGCGTGAACTGATCAGCTCGGCACGCCCGATGCCGCTCATGGTGGAGCGCGAGCGGGCGCTGTTCGGATCGTGGTACGAGATGTTCCCGCGCTCGGAGGGCGCGGTGGTACGCCGGCACGCGCCCCCGGTCTCGGGCACCCTGCGCGGCGCGGCCCGCCGGCTGAAGGACATCGCGGCGATGGGCTTCGACGTGGTGTACCTGCCCCCGGTGCACCCGATCGGGACGGCGTTCCGCAAGGGTGCGAACGGGGCGCTGACGGCGGGCCCGGACGATGTCGGCTGCCCGTGGGCGATCGGCTCGGGGGACGGCGGGCACGACGCGATCCACCCGGACCTGGGAACACTGGAGGATTTCGACCACTTCGTGGCGACGGCGCGGTCGCTCGACATGGAAGTGGCCCTGGATTTCGCACTCCAGTGCAGCCCTGATCACCCGTGGGTGAAGCAGCATCCGGAATGGTTCCACAAGCGCGCCGACGGCTCGATCGCCTTCGCCGAGAACCCGCCCAAGAAGTACCAGGACATCTACCCGATCTCCTTCGAACAGGATTTCCGCGGCCTGGTCACCGAGACGCTGCGCGTGCTGCGGTTCTGGATGGCGCACGGGGTACGCGTCTTCCGGGTGGACAATCCGCACACCAAGCCGGTGGTGTTCTGGGAGAAGGTCATCGCGGAGATCAACCGCACCGACCCGGACGTCATCTTCCTGGCCGAGGCGTTCACCCGGCCCGCCATGATGCGCACGCTGGCGCAGATCGGCTTCCAGCAGTCGTACACCTATTTCACCTGGCGCACCACCAAGGCGGAGCTCACCGAGTACCTCACCGAGCTGAGCGGCGAGTCGGCCCCGTACATGCGGCCCAACTTCTTCGTGAACACGCCCGACATCCTGCACGCCTATCTGCAGACCGGCGGGCGCACGGCCTTCGAGATCCGCGCTGTGCTCGCCGCCACGCTCTCCCCTTCGTGGGGGATGTACGCGGGCTACGAACTGTGCGAGGGCACGGCCGCCGGTCCCGGCTCCGAGGAGTACGCGGACTCCGAGAAGTATCAGCTGCGGCCACGGGACTGGGCCGCGGCCCGTAAATCGGGCAACAACATCATCCCTTTGATCGGGGCGCTCAACCGCTTGCGCCGGGCGCACCCGGCGTTGCGCCAGTTGCGCGATCTTCACTTCCACCGCACCGACAACGAGCACATCCTGGCCTACTCCAAGCGCACCCGGACACCGCACGCCGACACCGTGCTCATCGTGGTCAACCTCGATCCGCACCACACCCACGAAGCGACGGTCTCGTTGGACATGTCGGAACTCAAGGGGTGTGGTCTCACTTTCGCTCAGGAGAGTGGAGCCGAGCCCTTCCCGGTGTGCGACCAGCTCACCGGTGAGACCTATTACTGGGGCAGGGAAAACTATGTGCGGCTCGGTCCGGAGCGTGCGGACGCGCACACCCCGTCGGCGCACATCTTCGCCCTGCGACCGTCCTCACAGACCGGAGGGTCACCCAAACATGAGCGTCAATGA
- a CDS encoding ABC transporter substrate-binding protein — MSIARPKAVRMLAAIFAISVIATGCSSDRDNGDSKGSGSTGTFVFGAAGDPASLDPSLASDGESFRITRQVFETLIDHKSGTSEMEGGLADTWESNDAGTEWTFNLRDGVTFHDGSDLTGEVVCANFDRWYNWTGTYQNTTLSYYWQTIFGGFANNENEETPDPNYVGCTAPDDLTAVIEVAEPSANYPGGFSLAAFGIHSGPALEAYAADEASGEGDAITFPGYSQEAGTVVGSGPFRATGWNKGNGEVTLERFDDYWGDKAGVEKLVFQTIPEESARRQALQSGDIHGYDLVAPADVKTLSDAGFQVPTRDVFNIFYLAFTQDSHPALENPEVRTAVAHALDRQNLVDSQLPEGGVVATQFMPDTVEGYSQNVTTYDYDPELAQQLLADSGEEDLTFTFCYPTEVTRPYMPSPADLYELLRADLEAVGITVQPKALKWNPDYTEVTRDGGCNLYLLGWTGDFNDGYNFLGTWFAGYQKEWGFENQDLFDLLERASTEPDVDARTALYEEANEFVMDFLPGVPISSSPPSIAFSADVNPPTVSPLTQEKFSEASFK, encoded by the coding sequence ATGTCCATAGCAAGACCCAAGGCCGTGCGGATGCTCGCGGCCATCTTCGCGATCAGCGTGATCGCGACCGGCTGCTCCAGCGACCGCGACAACGGAGACTCCAAGGGGTCCGGTTCCACCGGGACCTTCGTCTTCGGCGCCGCGGGCGACCCCGCCTCCCTTGACCCCTCGCTGGCCAGTGATGGAGAGAGCTTCCGGATCACCCGGCAGGTCTTCGAAACACTGATCGACCACAAGTCGGGCACCTCCGAGATGGAGGGCGGCCTCGCCGACACGTGGGAGAGCAACGACGCCGGCACCGAGTGGACGTTCAACCTCCGTGACGGAGTGACGTTCCACGACGGTTCCGACCTGACGGGTGAGGTCGTCTGCGCGAACTTCGACCGCTGGTACAACTGGACCGGCACCTACCAGAACACCACACTGTCCTATTACTGGCAGACGATTTTCGGTGGGTTCGCGAACAACGAGAACGAGGAGACGCCGGACCCGAACTACGTCGGCTGCACCGCCCCCGATGACCTGACGGCCGTCATCGAGGTCGCCGAGCCCTCCGCCAACTACCCCGGCGGTTTCTCGCTCGCCGCGTTCGGCATCCACTCCGGCCCGGCCCTGGAGGCGTACGCCGCCGACGAGGCCAGCGGTGAGGGCGACGCCATCACCTTCCCCGGCTACAGCCAGGAGGCCGGCACCGTCGTGGGCTCCGGCCCCTTCCGGGCCACCGGCTGGAACAAGGGCAACGGCGAGGTCACCCTCGAGCGCTTCGACGACTACTGGGGCGACAAGGCGGGGGTCGAGAAGCTCGTCTTCCAGACCATCCCCGAGGAATCCGCCCGCCGCCAGGCGCTGCAGAGCGGTGACATCCACGGCTACGACCTGGTCGCGCCCGCCGATGTGAAGACCCTCTCCGACGCGGGCTTCCAGGTCCCGACCCGCGACGTCTTCAACATCTTCTACCTGGCGTTCACCCAGGACAGCCACCCGGCGCTGGAGAACCCCGAGGTGCGCACCGCCGTCGCGCACGCCCTGGACCGGCAGAACCTCGTAGACAGCCAGCTGCCCGAGGGCGGCGTGGTGGCGACCCAGTTCATGCCCGACACCGTCGAGGGCTACTCGCAGAACGTCACCACCTACGACTACGACCCCGAGCTGGCCCAGCAGTTGCTCGCCGACTCCGGCGAGGAGGACCTGACCTTCACCTTCTGCTACCCGACCGAGGTCACCCGCCCGTACATGCCGTCCCCGGCCGACCTGTACGAGCTGCTGCGCGCCGACCTGGAGGCCGTGGGGATCACCGTTCAGCCCAAGGCCCTCAAGTGGAACCCGGACTACACCGAGGTCACCCGTGACGGCGGCTGCAACCTGTACCTGCTCGGCTGGACCGGCGACTTCAACGACGGCTACAACTTCCTGGGCACCTGGTTCGCCGGGTACCAGAAGGAGTGGGGCTTCGAGAACCAGGACCTCTTCGACCTGCTGGAGCGCGCCTCCACCGAGCCGGACGTCGACGCCCGCACCGCCCTGTACGAGGAGGCCAACGAGTTCGTGATGGACTTCCTGCCCGGCGTGCCGATCTCCTCCTCCCCGCCGTCGATCGCCTTCTCGGCCGATGTCAACCCGCCCACCGTCTCCCCGCTGACGCAGGAGAAATTCTCCGAAGCGTCCTTCAAGTAG
- a CDS encoding ABC transporter permease, translating to MLRLIVRRLLQLIPTLAGLSVLLFLWLNRLPGGPTAALLGERATEADRRQIEAALGLDQPVLVQYGRFLRRLVSLDLGTSVQTGRPVWEEFTTRFPATVELGLTALLIAVVVGIPLGYLAAARRGTWLDVGAVSGSLLGICIPVFFLAFLLKAVFAVNLGWLPSVGRQSNDINATEVTGFRVLDGILTGEFDASWDAITHLILPSLALASIPLAIIVRMTRASVLEVLSEDYVRTAESKGLKRQVVRARHVLRNALLPVVTTIGLLTGQLLSGAVLTESVFAFNGIGNFLRTAIDGRDYPVLMGFIMFIALLYVVINLLVDLAYSLIDPRVRVH from the coding sequence GTGTTGCGTCTCATCGTGCGCCGGCTCCTCCAGCTGATACCCACGCTGGCGGGCCTGTCGGTGCTGCTCTTCCTGTGGCTCAACCGCCTGCCCGGCGGCCCCACCGCCGCCCTGCTGGGCGAGCGCGCCACCGAGGCCGACCGCCGGCAGATCGAGGCCGCCCTCGGCCTGGACCAGCCCGTACTCGTGCAGTACGGCCGGTTCCTGCGCCGTCTCGTCTCCCTCGACCTCGGAACCTCCGTCCAGACCGGCCGCCCGGTGTGGGAGGAGTTCACCACCCGCTTCCCGGCCACCGTCGAACTCGGCCTGACCGCCCTGCTCATCGCCGTCGTCGTCGGCATCCCGCTGGGCTACCTGGCCGCCGCCCGGCGCGGCACCTGGCTGGACGTCGGCGCGGTCTCCGGTTCCCTGTTGGGCATCTGCATCCCCGTCTTCTTCCTCGCCTTCCTCCTGAAGGCCGTTTTCGCCGTCAACCTCGGCTGGCTGCCCAGCGTGGGACGGCAATCCAACGACATCAACGCCACCGAGGTCACCGGATTCCGCGTGCTGGACGGGATACTCACCGGAGAGTTCGACGCCTCCTGGGACGCGATCACCCACCTGATCCTGCCCTCGCTGGCCCTGGCCTCCATCCCGCTGGCGATCATCGTGCGGATGACCCGCGCCTCCGTCCTGGAAGTGCTCAGCGAGGACTACGTGCGCACCGCCGAGTCCAAGGGCCTCAAGCGGCAGGTCGTCCGCGCCCGGCACGTGCTGCGCAACGCCCTGCTGCCGGTCGTCACCACCATCGGCCTGCTCACCGGACAACTGCTGTCCGGCGCCGTGCTCACCGAATCCGTCTTCGCCTTCAACGGCATCGGAAACTTCCTGCGCACCGCCATCGACGGCCGTGACTACCCCGTGCTCATGGGCTTCATCATGTTCATCGCACTGCTCTATGTCGTCATCAATCTGCTGGTGGACCTGGCGTACAGCCTGATCGACCCGAGGGTGCGGGTGCACTGA
- a CDS encoding ABC transporter permease, with protein sequence MSTKTTKIDRLAELTAQRESTAGASLWTEALRRLRSSKMALIGGVIIAVFIVLAIIGPWIAPHNPILQWRGEVFLNQNIFVGSRSENWLGLDHLGRDQFSRMLVGARQTLLVGIVATLLGFTAGALIGGLSGAALAFGGKIGRRIDTVVMRFIDMVLALPSLLLAVSIAAILGQSLTTVMIAVGVAQIPIFARLLRGSMLAQSNSDYVLAARSLGVRRRRIVTAHVLPNSLGPVIVQSTLALATAIIEAAALSYLGLGNPDAAQPEWGVMLVQAQPYFDHAPMMALYPALGIIITALGFTLLGEAMREALDPKLRS encoded by the coding sequence ATGAGTACCAAGACCACAAAAATCGACCGGCTCGCCGAGCTGACCGCCCAGCGCGAGTCCACCGCCGGCGCCAGCCTGTGGACCGAGGCGCTGCGCCGGCTGCGTTCCTCCAAGATGGCCCTGATCGGCGGCGTCATCATCGCCGTCTTCATCGTGCTGGCGATCATCGGCCCCTGGATCGCCCCGCACAACCCGATCCTGCAGTGGCGCGGCGAGGTGTTCCTCAACCAGAACATCTTCGTCGGCTCCCGCTCCGAGAACTGGCTGGGCCTGGACCACCTGGGCCGCGACCAGTTCTCCCGGATGCTGGTCGGCGCCCGCCAGACGCTGCTCGTCGGCATCGTCGCCACCCTGCTCGGCTTCACCGCCGGCGCTCTGATCGGCGGCCTGTCCGGCGCCGCACTCGCCTTCGGCGGCAAGATCGGCCGGCGCATCGACACCGTCGTCATGCGCTTCATCGACATGGTGCTGGCGCTGCCCTCGCTGCTGCTGGCCGTCAGCATCGCGGCCATCCTGGGCCAGTCGCTGACCACGGTGATGATCGCGGTCGGGGTGGCGCAGATCCCGATCTTCGCCCGGCTGCTGCGCGGCTCCATGCTCGCGCAGTCCAACTCCGACTATGTGCTGGCCGCCCGCTCCCTGGGCGTACGCCGGCGGCGCATCGTCACCGCGCACGTGCTGCCCAACTCCCTGGGCCCGGTCATCGTGCAGTCCACCCTCGCGCTGGCCACCGCCATCATCGAGGCCGCCGCCCTGTCCTACCTCGGCCTGGGCAACCCGGACGCCGCCCAGCCCGAATGGGGCGTCATGCTCGTGCAGGCCCAGCCGTACTTCGACCACGCGCCGATGATGGCGCTCTACCCGGCGCTCGGCATCATCATCACCGCACTGGGCTTCACCCTGCTGGGCGAGGCGATGCGCGAAGCCCTCGACCCGAAACTGCGGAGCTGA